The following are from one region of the Planctomycetota bacterium genome:
- a CDS encoding 50S ribosomal protein L24, whose protein sequence is MLIRSGDTVEVRSGNGRGTRAKVLSVDPTAGKLVVEGVNRVYRHMRRSQKNPQGGRLSREMPIDASNVLIVCSACGKATRLGCRVAGDGAKSRVCRKCGADLGKLQGPRKRTAAG, encoded by the coding sequence ATGCTGATCCGTTCGGGAGACACCGTCGAGGTCCGGTCGGGCAACGGCCGTGGCACGCGCGCGAAGGTGCTGTCGGTCGATCCGACCGCCGGCAAGCTGGTGGTTGAAGGGGTCAACCGGGTCTACCGCCACATGCGGCGCAGCCAGAAGAACCCCCAGGGGGGGCGGTTGAGCCGGGAGATGCCCATCGACGCCTCCAACGTGCTGATCGTGTGCAGCGCCTGTGGCAAAGCCACGCGACTGGGGTGCCGTGTCGCCGGTGACGGGGCGAAGAGCCGCGTGTGCCGAAAGTGCGGTGCCGACCTTGGCAAGTTGCAGGGGCCCCGGAAGCGGACCGCGGCCGGGTGA
- the rpsQ gene encoding 30S ribosomal protein S17 codes for MPKRVVIGTVTSASSRKTRRVEMPRVVRHNKYGRILHRRTVCHAHDENDESALGDTVEIIECRPRSRLKRWELVRVVAKSTAVDVASLRSGARATELREAAARAEEATATGRDTTTEGTP; via the coding sequence ATGCCCAAGCGAGTCGTCATCGGAACGGTCACCAGCGCGTCGTCGCGGAAGACGAGGCGAGTGGAGATGCCGCGCGTCGTCCGGCACAACAAGTACGGTCGGATTCTCCACCGGAGGACCGTCTGCCACGCCCACGACGAAAACGACGAGTCGGCCCTCGGCGACACCGTCGAGATCATCGAGTGCCGGCCGCGCAGCCGGCTGAAGCGGTGGGAGCTGGTGAGGGTGGTCGCCAAGAGCACCGCTGTCGACGTCGCTTCGCTACGGAGCGGCGCGCGGGCGACGGAGCTGCGTGAGGCCGCCGCCCGCGCCGAAGAGGCGACCGCGACCGGCCGCGACACGACGACGGAAGGGACCCCATGA
- the rplN gene encoding 50S ribosomal protein L14 — protein MIQMQTRLVVADNTGAREVMCFKVLGGSKKRTAGLGDIIVCSVKTVIPGSDVKKKAVVKAVIVRCKKPTRREDGSYVRFDTNACVIIDNEKNPKGTRIFGAVARELRDRNFMKIVSLASEVV, from the coding sequence ATGATCCAGATGCAGACCCGGCTCGTGGTGGCCGACAACACCGGCGCCCGCGAGGTGATGTGCTTCAAGGTGCTCGGCGGCAGCAAGAAACGCACCGCCGGCCTGGGGGACATCATCGTCTGCAGCGTCAAGACCGTGATCCCCGGCAGCGACGTCAAGAAGAAGGCGGTCGTCAAGGCGGTGATCGTGCGCTGCAAGAAGCCGACGCGGCGCGAGGACGGCAGCTATGTCCGCTTCGACACCAACGCCTGCGTGATCATCGACAACGAAAAGAACCCGAAGGGCACCCGTATCTTCGGCGCCGTGGCCCGCGAACTGCGGGACCGCAACTTCATGAAGATCGTCAGCCTGGCCAGTGAGGTGGTGTGA